The DNA window GAACGCCAGAAGCAAATCTATCAACAGATGGATAGCCTCAGCCAGGGCGGCGCTCAGAGCGCTTCTGCGGCCGCGGGCGCTGCCGGTGGGGCAGCCGCAGGCGCATCTTCCGATGCGGGCGGCAGCGCGCCTGCAGCCGCTTCTGCAACGCCGAGCGGCGGTGATGAGAACAGCGACTACAACGCCGCTGTTTCTCTGGCGCTGGAAAAAAAACAGTATGACCAGGCGATTTCCGCCTTTCAGTCCTTCGTAAAACAGTACCCGAAGTCTACCTACCAGCCTAACGCCAACTATTGGCTGGGCCAGTTGTTCTACAACAAGGGTAAAAAAGACGACGCGGCCTACTATTTTGCGGTGGTGGTGAAGAATTACGCTAAATCACCGAAGGCGCCGGACGCCATGTA is part of the Serratia marcescens genome and encodes:
- the cpoB gene encoding cell division protein CpoB, with translation MNSNFRRHLLSLSLLVGVAAPWAATAQAPISNVGSGSVEDRVTSLERISNAQGQLLNQLQQQLSDNQRDIDSLRGQIQESQYQLNQVVERQKQIYQQMDSLSQGGAQSASAAAGAAGGAAAGASSDAGGSAPAAASATPSGGDENSDYNAAVSLALEKKQYDQAISAFQSFVKQYPKSTYQPNANYWLGQLFYNKGKKDDAAYYFAVVVKNYAKSPKAPDAMYKVGIIMQEKGQADKAKAVFQQVIKQYPTSAAAKQAKSRVGG